The region GAGAGGTATCGTTATTCGCGACATGGCTAGGTATCAGTTACACGCCGAGCCCACCGTCATCGAATGTCTGTGCGCGGTCAGTATGGTCACGTGAAAATGGTGTCACCCCAGGACGGATGCACTGCCGCGTGTGGCTGCGCGTGATTTTTGTTTGGCCTCCACGACGCAGCTACAATCGCCACGTCCATTGCTTCACCATGCTATCTTTGCTTCCGAGATGGGGCGCGCATCGATTCCTCGCCTATTCGACTGCTTTCCCAAAAGCATTGAGGGAATCTCGCTTTTTCAGCACATCATATGCGGTACCCAGCCAGGGTACGGCAGAATCCCGCCCAAAGCGTGAGACCAGCAAGACGAAAGCGTCGAAAAAGGTAGGAGATGTTcccaagaagaagaagaaggaTCAGCCATGGGAGCGGCGTGATGAGAACACAGGTGAACTTTTGCCTCTCCCATACGATCGAAAGCCtacgaggcgctcacgcTTTGTGATTTACCTCATGGAACGTCTGCAAGAGCTTAAGAACAAGCCCGAGTTCCGAAAGACGGGTCGTAATGGCAACAGTGTACTGGACATGATTGCCGTATCATCTGCCATTGGATCCGAATGGAAGAATCTG is a window of Malassezia restricta chromosome III, complete sequence DNA encoding:
- a CDS encoding HMG (high mobility group) box protein — its product is MLSLLPRWGAHRFLAYSTAFPKALRESRFFSTSYAVPSQGTAESRPKRETSKTKASKKVGDVPKKKKKDQPWERRDENTGELLPLPYDRKPTRRSRFVIYLMERLQELKNKPEFRKTGRNGNSVLDMIAVSSAIGSEWKNLPESERQRIDQLHAKHVAQYEKDLEAWKHSLTPDDIRRQNQFLNYQRKNGKKAVPRNISAPDEPKRPMSAFFLFAQDLRASIDTSSMSVTDFARQAGAQWKSLSAAEKEPFESRARAEKEEYQRRIEQYKASSSM